One window of the Salvelinus sp. IW2-2015 linkage group LG10, ASM291031v2, whole genome shotgun sequence genome contains the following:
- the LOC111969343 gene encoding RNA polymerase-associated protein CTR9 homolog, with product MSRGSIEIPLRDTDEVIELDFDQLPEGDEVISILKQEHTQLHIWIALALEYYKQTKTEDFVKLLEAARIDGNLDYRDHEKDQMTCLDTLAAYYVQQARKEKNKDAKKELITQATLLYTMADKIIMYDQNHLLGRACFCLLEGDKMDQADAQFHFVLNQSTNNIPALLGKACISFNKKDYRGALAYYKKALRTNPGCPAEVRLGMGHCFVKLSKLEKARLAFGRALELNSKCVGALVGLAVLELNSKEPDSIKNGVQLLSRAYTIDPSNPMVLNHLANHFFFKKDYSKVQHLALHAFHNTEVEAMQAESCYQLARSFHVQEDYDQAFQYYYQATQFASSTFVLPFFGLGQMYVYRRDKENAAQCFEKVLKAYPNNYETMKILGSLYATSDDQEKRDIAKGHLKKVTEQYPDDVEAWIELAQILEQTDIQGALSAYGTATRILQEKVQADVPPEILNNLGALHFRLGNLGEAKVQFRRMDEEEKEIRAKQDQERDFLRQQMHKEQEEKRTKQEEDQKKLLEQRAMYVEKTKGLLSFADGMKEERKEKKKGGGRRKKGDFDEFVNDGSDEDLPVRRRKKRKGGSGSEEEGRKKRRRPNKGGDDGSDDEEGGSRPKKQRKPRAGGKKILKAEPVPPSLKGKIKSKAIISSSDSSSDEDGLKIAEDRNPRDSGSGSDNEGGHKKRIASDSESDAGRNRSGSEAGSPQRSGNSGSDSGSDRPVKRKRVQQQSDSEQSDNESKRSRSGSENESRPGSPAAASGSEAGSPAGSPRRSDNGSEPGGSANEASNHGSGSDSD from the exons ATGTCTCGGGGATCAATTGAAATCCCCTTACGGGACACCGACGAG GTTATTGAGCTTGATTTCGACCAGCTGCCAGAAGGAGATGAGGTCATCAGTATCCTGAAACAGGAGCATACACAGTTGCACATATGGATTGCTCTTGCT CTGGAGTATTACAAACAGACGAAGACGGAGGACTTTGTCAAGCTGCTGGAGGCGGCCCGTATCGATGGGAACCTGGACTACAGAGACCATGAGAAGGACCAGATGACCTGTCTGGACACCTTGGCAGCCTACTATGTCCAGCAGGCACGTAAAGAGAAGAACAAAGATGCCAAGAAGGAGCTCATCACTCAGGCCACCCTGCTCTACACCATGGCAGACAAGATCATCATGTACGACCAG AACCACTTGTTGGGAAGAGCCTGTTTCTGCCTGCTGGAGGGGGACAAAATGGACCAGGCTGACGCTCAGTTCCACTTTGTCTTGAACCAGTCCACCAATAACATCCCTGCTCTACTTG GTAAAGCTTGCATCTCCTTCAATAAGAAGGATTACAGGGGAGCACTGGCCTACTACAAGAAGGCTCTACGCACAAACCCTGGATGTCctg CCGAGGTGAGGCTGGGGATGGGCCACTGCTTTGTCAAGCTCAGTAAGCTGGAGAAGGCCCGTCTGGCCTTTGGCCGGGCCCTGGAGCTCAACTCGAAGTGTGTGGGAGCCCTTGTGGGCTTGGCTGTGCTGGAGCTCAACAGCAAGGAGCCCGACTCCATCAAGAATGGAGTGCAGCTTCTCTCCAGAGCCTACACCATTGACCCCAGCAACCCCATGGTGCTCAATCACCTGGCTAACCACTTCTTCTTCAAAAAG GACTACAGTAAAGTGCAGCACCTGGCTCTCCATGCCTTTCACAACACAGAGGTGGAAGCGATGCAGGCTGAGAGCTGCTACCAGTTGGCCCGCTCCTTTCATGTACAG GAGGACTATGACCAGGCCTTCCAGTACTACTACCAGGCCACCCAATTTGCCTCGTCTACCTTTGTGCTGCCTTTCTTTGGCCTGGGGCAGATGTACGTGTACCGTAGAGACAAGGAGAATGCAGCCCAGTGTTTTGAGAAGGTCCTAAAGGCCTACCCCAACAACTATGAAACCATGAAGATCCTGGGCTCTCTTTATGCTACTTCAGATGATCAGGAAAAGAGAGACATTGCAAAA GGTCATCTGAAAAAGGTAACCGAGCAGTACCCTGATGACGTGGAGGCCTGGATCGAGCTGGCCCAGATCCTGGAGCAGACCGACATCCAGGGCGCCCTCTCTGCCTACGGCACGGCCACCCGCATTCTGCAGGAGAAGGTCCAGGCTGACGTCCCCCCTGAGATCCTTAACAACCTGGGGGCTCTCCACTTCAGACTGGGGAACCTGGGAGAGGCCAAGGTACAGTTTAGGAGGATG gacgaggaggagaaggagatccGGGCCAAGCAGGATCAGGAGAGGGACTTCCTGCGCCAACAGATGCATAAAGAACAG gaggagaagagaaccAAGCAGGAAGAGGATCAGAAGAAGCTGCTGGAGCAGAGAGCCATGTACGTGGAGAAGACCAAGGGTCTGCTCTCCTTCGCCGATGGAatgaaggaggaaaggaaagagaagaagaaaggtggCGGCCGA CGCAAGAAAGGGGACTTTGATGAGTTTGTCAACGATggctctgatgaggacctgccagtgagaaggaggaagaagaggaagggtGGCAGCGGGAGTGAGGAGGAGGGCcgcaagaagaggaggag ACCCAACAAAGGGGGTGACGATGGCAGTGATGATGAGGAAGGAGGCTCYCGGCCCAAAAAGCAACGCAAACCCAGAGCGGGCGGCAAGAAGATCCTAAAG GCCGAGCCTGTGCCACCATCTCTCAAAGGCAAGATCAAGTCGAAGGCCATCATCTCATCCTCCGACTCTTCATCAGACGAGGATGGACTGAAAATTGCTGAAGACAG AAACCCCAGAGACAGTGGTTCAGGCTCTGATAACGAGGGCGGCCACAAGAAGCGCATCGCCTCCGACAGTGAGTCCGACGCGGGCCGGAACCGCTCTGGCAGCGAAGCTGGAAGCCCCCAACGCTCCGGAAACTCGGGTAGTGACTCAGGCAGCGACCGTCcagtgaagaggaagagagtgcaGCAGCAGTCTGACTCAGAGCAGTCTGATAACGAGAGCAAGAGGAGCCGCTCTGGGTCGGAGAACGAGTCCCGACCAGGCTCACCGGCCGCAGCCTCtggctctgaagcaggttctccgGCGGGCTCCCCACGCCGCTCCGACAACGGATCAGAACCAGGGGGCTCTGCCAACGAGGCCTCCAACCACGGCTCTGGCTCTGACAGTGACTGA